Within Urocitellus parryii isolate mUroPar1 chromosome 10, mUroPar1.hap1, whole genome shotgun sequence, the genomic segment acataaaagttacatgttagcactctggtcctcctgttgctgctcattcaggcatgccttaggacctggtcctttgtgctttctcaaccggttacacctaactgattgtctgaaaaacacctctggtgcctgcgtaggtttgtgacatgcctcggtggttttgcaactaggcctgaggttgttgggctggggtctttcactACCAGCAAGGAACAAGAGTTTctgttgagccacatcctcaccagcattggGTATTGTTAATATTCTGCATCTTAACTATGCTAATAAGTGTGTAATGGAATCTCATTGTCATCTGGGCCATTAATTcttacttaagaaaaatttgagaTAGGTGCTTCTGATATATCAAGAAAGCCCCAAAACCTGGAATTTTACAAGAGGAGCaaccaaaatataaagaaacgaggccaggcacggtggcaaccgcctgtaatcccagtgactcggaggctgaggcaggaggatagcaagttccccaccagcctcagcaactcaagccctcagcaagaccctgtctcaactgcaaaaataaataaaaataaaaagctgggatgtagctcagtgataaatcaTCTTTGCACTCTGGGATTCAAAGCCCAGGACCCCACCCCcgctcaaaacaaaaacaaaaacaaatctgacAAAGGCCTAAATAAAAGAGATGCACTTTACACATGTGTATGCTTGGTGTCTACAAAGTACTTTCATGATTTTTATCTTAGTTCCCAACTGTGACTTTTTATCTGTCAACTGGAGAtcgctgggggtgggggggggggacttggGTCAAAATACCAGTTAAGTCACAGTTTGCATATCGTTCTGTGTTGAGCGAAGGCCGCGGCGCCCTGCGCTGGAGACTGGCGCCGCTGGCCAGCTGGCGAGGGGGTGCGCGGGGGTGCGCGGGCCCCGGAGTGCGGGGTCTGCGTGGAGAAAAGACCCCCGACGCGCGGAGACGGAGGCGCGCTTCAATGGTCGAGTCCAAGAGGAAGGGCTCCGAGCGTCGCTCGAGATGCTACAGTCTTCGTCGGCATTGGGCCCCCGCCTTCTCCGCGTCCAGCGCGGGAAAACCTCCTTTTCAACGTAAACTTCCGTGCCAGGGAACCGCCACGGGAGGCGGTCGCGACAGAAGCCCACGCCCACAAACCTGGGCAAAACGGGGCGGAGCTCGGGGTATCGCACACGGGACCAGGGTCTCGTGTGCGCGCGCGTCGACTAGCGCGCGGCCGCGCTTCACAGCGTGACCGTAAAGCGAGGCGTGGCCGAGTCGTGAAAGGGGCCGCAACGCGCAGAGCGCTGGTTGACGGCCAGGACTCCATTTTGTTCGTCGCCTCTCGCTCTCCAGTCGCCGTTTCCGTGGCTGCTCTGAggggaaaagttttaaaagggcGAAAGTTACACAGACCGCCCTGCGGCTGCGTGGCTGAGCGCCGCGAGCGTCCACCTTGCCCCCGCAGACGTCGGCAGCGCGGCCCGAGCGCGAGATGCGGCCCCTGGACGTGGTGGAGCTGGCCGAGCCCGAGGAGGTGGAGGTGCTGGAGCCCGAGGAGGACTTCGAGCAGTTCCTGCTGCCGGTCATCAACGAGATGCGCGAGGACATCGCGGCGCTGACCCGCGAGCGCGGCCGGGCGCACGCGCGCAACCGCGGCAAGCTGTGGGAGATGGACAATATGCTCATCCAGATCAAGACGCAGGTGGAGGCCTCGGAGGAGAGCGCGCTGAACCACCTGCAGGGCGCGGACGGCGGCGCGGCGCCCCGGGCGGCCCCGCGCTGCGAGAAGGCGGAGGAGAAGGCCAAGGAGCTGGCCAAGATGGCAGAGATGCTGGTGGCGCTGGTGCGGCGGATAGAGAAGGGCGAGTCGGCGTGACGGCGGTGAGCGGGCGCGGCCACGTGGGCGCGGGGGCCGCGCGGCCGGGGACGGCGGGGCGCTGCTGCGCGGGAGGCCGGCTCGGTGTCCGCCCAGGTCGCACCCGCGGGAGCGACTGCGAAATAAACGACCTGCGGCACCCAAAGGCGTGCAGCCGCGGGGCGTGGAAACGGTGGCCCTCGGCAGCCGCTGGACGGTCCCAGATTTTGCTGGAAGGCCGGGATGAGTCAGGCGGCTTCCGGAGAGGGGCGTCCTGCGTGGTGGGCTTTGcgggtcccccccccccccgcgttGACCTCTCTGATGCGTGTCTCCCGTTTGTGCCCTAGGTTTCCGCAGCGGGTCCTGGTCCAGTGATGGAGATTGGTGACACCCTGGAGAAGCTGAAACCAGAGAGCCtcttgttttccctttttctctgtcTACACTCTGTCCTCACCTACACTACGTTTCTGCTGTGGTTGGGGGTTGATGACCTCAATATGAGTTTTGattgttaaatgtttttgtttggggaagtaacttttgtttggaaaaagCTCTCACATACAGGAATTAGGGCCTAGATTGTGAGCTCTTGCGGCAGTCACATTTGTTCCTGGGTTTGGTTGTTATTTCTGAATTTTGAGGTGCTTTGCTCTTTCTAGTGTGACCTGATAGCTCCCTGGAACTTTGGGTCTGTGTGCAACACATGAGACTCAGTGTTCTCCAGCTCTGGAGATGCCCAAGGAGCTGCGTGGACTCCGAAGACCACTCCACGCAGCAGCTGCTGAGGAAGGGGCCAGACTTGGACTGGGAATGCGGATGGGCCTGACCTGGCTAGGACTGATGAGTCTGGAGAACGGGTGGAGGATGGTATTGTTTGTATTGGGGGACTTTAATTTCTGTGTGAGACCAAAGGCGGAGAGATGtattttgttcaaaatttaaattttatgtggtaCACTATCGGATGTAACCTGTCTCGTGGGTTTGTTTGGACAACCTAATTCAGCTCTATTTGCCATGGAACCTAGAGTAGGAGGTGAGATCTTGGTGTTCTGTATGGGTTGATGTGACACCCGTATGTATTTTAGGGGATACTGGAcataaaatgaaagatatttgCAAAGACCCTTCAGGGGCTGGGAAGGGAAGCCTGGAACTGTCTGCATTGAACTCTTAAACTGGACAGGGAAGAGGCATCTTCAAGGTTCATATGTTGTCCAGCTATAAGTTTATTTGAATAGCAGGCCTGCTAAATATTTGAGGTCAAAACCCTACcatgtttaaaaaagtaaacaaacttACCATGTTAATAAAAGTATTCATTTGCTTGAAAAGACAGAATATCTAGAAAGTTATTAAGAAATTTTTGatctttaaaatttaagtctTTTTCCTTGGCTGTCCTTGTTCCTGAGTGGGGGTGACATCCTGTGGTCTTAAGCTGTTGTGAAAGGGAGCTTCAACTCTGAGTGCTCTTTAAGGAgtaggataaagaaaaaaacataggtAGCTCTTGGTGTAGGAAGGAACTTCATGTAATCCTGTGGTCCAGGCCCTGTCTTCTAAGAAACCAAATGACTTTAGTCTTTCAAATCATAACATATTCGTTTCTATTCTTTGCACTGggaatataatgataaaataaagttACAGTGGGGTGGATCAATGTACAATGTGATGATGAGCCACACCCCCCTAGGAAGTGAAGGACTTACTCCCCTAGCTGCTTTAGCTAGCCACACCCCTGCTCCTGGGTGGTCCACATCCAGATAGGGCCTTCTTCTCCCAGTTTGTGGCAATATAAGTCATCTCTGCTTCAGAACTCCTGTTGGGTCTACTGAAGCTTTGGTTAGGACTATATCACAGCCCAGTGTTAACATTCCTTACCTTCCTCAGGTATTGGTTCCTAAAGAACTTACCTGTACTAATTTTCATCTAGTAAACTAGCAGCAGGAAGTCTACTTCCTGGGGGGGACCTAGTTGGTAGGCAAATCTAAAGAAAGTCATGTATCAACAGCGCTAATACCATATCTAAGGAGAGCATTGAGGGAGTGCCTGGGAAACCTGTCCAGAGGAAGTAATTGGTGAACTTGGCTTCCAAGGTCAGGAAGGATGGGGAACATGCCAGTCACTGGGAAAAGTGTAAGGAAATGCCAGAGATCCagaggggtttttttttccccctgtgtttCTCTAGCGGGGAAAACTGGGCCTTGTGGAATTATGAATCAGGAGACAACTACCTAAGCTGTATTTGGTCATAACTAAGAAATTAGACATTGATCTAATGCTACTagactttattcttattttaccaGTTTTCTACTAATGCCCTTTTTCACTCAGGGCACTACGTTGCACTgggtaattgatttttttaaacggATAATACTTAATGAGACAATATTCAGGATAAAAGAGCaatccttcctctctcccccgcATCTCAGTTCACCTAAGAAACAACCTTATACCAGCAACCTGATGAATAGTCCACATTTGtgatgtgtgtgtttctgtgcaCACTCTcccatacttttttaaaattttctggcgTATACTATGTGATCTGTGAGTCTTTTCCCCTCTCAAGAGAAGTCACCAGGGCTGTGGGAGCGCAGGGTGTCTCCTAACATGGGAGAGTGGAAAAGGCATCTGGAAGACAGGTGTGGAACAGGCCCTGAGGAGAAACGGGCAAGTATGGAGAATGAAGCCTGCAGCTTCAACACTTGGTCAGCATCAAGCCAAGGAGGCCTTGAAGAACTGCCAAGGCCCTTTGGAACAAAGCAGATTTAATTCTGCCAGGCATCATGCCAGAACCGGCAACAGCCGTGGCACAACTCTTGGGGACAAAACACTGACAGATGTCTAACCCAGAGGAAGGGAGAACACTGAAGAGCTGCAGATCCGCTGAAGATAAAGGCTCAGGGCAGTGCCAGAGAGTATGGGAAGACCTGGCCTCCCTTCATCCTCCACCTGCCCTCAGTGATCTTAGGCTGACATGGCTTGTCCCACGTTCTTTGCAGCCCTCGCATTCTGAGTGACTTCTAGCACTGAAGCTATTTTGGGATGAAGTGCTGTAGGGATCATTAGTGCTGTTCAAATAAGTTCCAGTTGTCTACATTTTGGGCACACAGTATGATTGCACATCTTGACCACCTTGTGTTTGCGTGGGCCCATGTGACTAATTGGCAGGTGACACCTGTCATATCCAAGCCAGAACCTCCAACATGATGGCCTCCAGAGCCCTCTGTCTCCTATGCCATGGGGACTAGCAACACTTGAGATGGTGGTTGGCTGTCAGCCTGTGTGCCTTTGATGAGCATAGTTTCCTGACAATCTATGGCAAAGttgtagcaaaataaaaacaagtggtTTTAACCCTCTGAGATTTGGGGATTGTTAAAAAACTAAACCTAGACTGAGGTTActgaaaaagatattttcctcctttcctggCCTTGCTCAAAAGCCAAGCTTCCTCCTGAAACCTGTATCCTCCACTGTGATCTCTCTTGCCTCCCTGGGATCATTGTCCAATAAATACCTCCTGTGTCACTCATTCACTTTTTCTGCCCTCTAATGACTCCAGGGGGACAGGATGCCCAAAGTCAAATACCTGGCTCTGTCCATCATCTCCCATCCAGGCAGCAGGTAAACATGGAGCACCCTAGGCGTCTACTATCTTTCAGGTGTAAGTGGGGTTTGTGATCCTGGTTAGCACTGTGGCCAGGTAAATCCACTAAAACCATCCAGAGCTTGCTTCAGTTGCTGCCCAAATCCTCAAAATACTGATTAGTTCCCTTTCCTCCGCTTCAAACTCTAATTCTTGGTTCACAAGATACGCCAGGCTGTTATTCCCAAACTCatctttgctttttcaaaaaacGTTCTTTACCAACTCTCACAGCTGAAGCTACCCTTCTACAAGCCCTAGCTGCCCTGCAGCCCAGTTGATGGTCACAGCAGCCCTCTGGTGCCTACATGGGTGACGACAACTGGGTTCTTTAGGGCTGTATTTTCACCAGAGaggaatgaagaaggaaaaggggaaattgAAGTGGTATGTTTGGgaactggaatgtcccccaaaggctcatgtgttgaaggcttggtccccaagtggcaatattcagaggtggggctcttggGAAGTGATGGGATATGAGGGCTTTGACCTCATTGGTCagttggaaggtggtggaaactggtTGAAGGGAGTAGATCCTTGGGGATGTGCCCCTGGGAACTACATCGTATTCAGACCCTTTGCTCTCCCTCCCCGCCTCCGGGCCCCTGTGAGGtgggcagctttcctctgccgttccaccatgatgttctgcctcaccacagaccaGAAACAATGGGGCCAGCTGAcaatggactggaacctctgaaattgtgagccaaaataaaccttccctcctctaagttgattttatCAAGCAttttacagcaatgaaaagctaatacaAAAAGTTACAAGTTTGGGTGGGGGCATTGCTGCAGTGATGGGCTAGGTACTCCAAACAGATCAGTGGGGAAATGATGAGCAGGAACAAAAGATGGAGAAAGCTGATGTGAATGGGAGGgtcagggctttttttttttttttttttttttttatttaatgtgtcGGTGATTATGGTGGAAATGTCCCCTGGAGGGATGAAGCTGTCTAGTGATTGTGGAGGTGCGGCAGGTTTCCCTGGGAGTGGAGCAGCTCCTTGGAGGTGAGGAGGCCCAGGTGTGGGCTAGTGGTCATGTGAATGTGGAACTTACTGGGGCAGCGGCAGCGGCAGGGACAGCCAGCAGCCAGCTGCAGGGAATGATGGGAATGAAGGTGGGCATGGCAGGGAGGCTGGAAGATGGTTAGCAAGCACCCAGGAGAATCCATGTGGGCAAGAGTGGGGCAGGGGAGGGCGTGGAGCCCCGACCCAGCTCCTGGATGGCACACAGGACGTGGGGAAATGGGGGCTTTCCCTTCACAGACTAACCAGCAAGGGGCAAGGAGGGGTGGAGGGCAGGTCTTCTCCAAGAATGAGGCCCAGGCGGATGGTGGCTCCAGTTGCAAAGGCCTGGACACAGGTGTGGGCTGGAGGAGTGGAGAACATCGCTGGACACTTGTCGCAGGACGGCGTCCAGGGTCTTCTGCCCCGCTCATCGTGGGGAAGCAATAGGCTCAGTCCTGAATCTGGTCCCTCTGAGGGGTGGGCGTGGCTTCCACCTAATTGACATGGAGAAGCCAAAGATGCCACAGTTGGAGGATGTCATTCAGCCACCTCTGTAACCGGTCTGAGAGGCTATCTGCACAGTCACTTAGGGCCTCAAAGGGTTGAAAATGCAGGGGGTTCTGTACCCCAAATTAAAGCAGTTTGGAACAGCACCAGGAGCAGCCATATCAGGACAGACGGGCTGTCCTTGAGCAGCTCCCTCCGGCGCCCCCAGCTGGGGGTACCTGCCGAACCAGCTAGGACTAGATGAGGACCTTCCCCTTCCCACGTGGACACCCCAGTGGAGAGAGCAGGGCCACAACAGCAGAGACCAGAACCAAACCAAAGACTGCGGGAGACTTGGCTGTGACCACGTCCCTGAGGAAAGGCCTACATAGACCTCTAGCTTCACTTGCTTTTAGCTGACTTAAAAATCATTGATTCTGGAGGTCACACAGCGGGGTGACACATTGTCTCCCACCACCTTTGGCGCCTCTGCCGCGAGGACCATGCCAATAATGGCCTGGGTTACTCTTCAGGGACCTGAGGCTCTTTCATTCAGAGCACTGGCTCTTCACTTGGGCCTGCAGGTGTCCGTAGGGTGACCAGAACCAGAGGCAGAAGCTCGGCATCTGTCTTCATCTTGGGTCTCTCTGCTTTGCGGCCTGAATTTTGGGGCTAAAGGCACCACCAGCCGCCATGATCTGAAACACCAGACCATAAAAGAAGCCACAAGAGGTGGCCCCTGAGTTCCAGGGAGCTCTCTGCCTATTCCCAGGACAGACTTGACCACTGCTCCCTCTAGGAGCCTgtctccctcccccattctcctGTCCCATCTCTTCAATTCCCTGGAGCTGAGAGGTGGTTTGTGAGCAAagccccctccccactctccACTGAGTAAAGCTCTTCTCCTGCCACTGTCTCCCGAGTCACTGGCCTTATCGAGCACCAGCAGAGCTGGATACTTCTGTTACACTATGTGGATGGTGGGAGTGGACAGGAGGCTTCCTGGGGTTTGGAAACATTATATTGCCAAAGAAATAACAAGCTGGCCCTGTTAGAACCTGAGGCGTCCACTGCAGGGCCCTCCTGAGCCCTCGCCCACACCAGCAGGAACCAGGCTTCAGAGGCTGCATGGCCCTAGAGGGGTGCACTTCCCAGCTGGACTCCACAGGTGGCCTGGGAAGGTAATGGATGAAGAAGAGTCTCCAGGAGCGTCGGCTGGCCACCCAGAGGGGAGGGGGCAAAGCAGTTCTAGAAAGAGGGCCAGTTGCTAAGGGGCTTCCCTGGGGCTTTTGCTCTTCCTGCCcagtggcttttcttttctttttttggtggacacaatatttctattttatttttctgtggtgctgaggatggaacccagtgcctcacgcgcgcgctaggcgagtgctctacccctgagccccagccccagccccctgccccgtGGCTTTGGATGACTCCTGTAGGCTGCGTGTTCCCTGTCCTTCCCGAGAGGGCTTCTTGCCACATCGAGCTCCCCTTGGGGAACTCCCAACATGGTACCACAGCCCCCAGAGGGAGTGCCCACGAGAACCCACGTTCCACAGCCTGGTATCAGGGCACACGGCTTCTGCCCCCGCCGTCTGTAGCTGAGAGCCCAGCCGTCTGTAGCCGCCGCAGTCCAGGGGAGGGGATGGAGCTCTGCTTGTTGGAGTAGCAAGAATCTGGGTGCTTTTCAGAGCGCGGTGAGCGCCACCCCGCGTTCTAGTCATGGCCTGTTTTTAAAACACCACTGAGTCAAGGACCTAAAGACAAATCGCCAGTGTGGACAACGGGGTCCCCAGCGTTTCAAGGTTTCCAGAGGCAACACAAGCACAGAAGTCAGGAGCGTCTCCACCAGAACCAAAGAGGAAATGTAGTTTCTAAAAGGTACCATTTATAATAGGATCCACAAAAAACTGTTGATGTGTATTTGTTTCCTAGGGATTCTgcaacaaaatgccacaatagAAATTTGTccccagttctggaggccagcaGTGTGGCATTGGGGTGCTGCAGGGCTGTGCCCTCTCTCACGTGCCTAGGGAGGACCCCTCCGGCTCTGGGGACTGCTGGCAGCCTCGGCTCTCCTTGTGTTGCAGCTCATCAGTCCAGTGGGCCACGGTGGTCACTGGCCTTCACAGGGGGACACCATCAGTGGATCAGGGCTCACCCTGACCCAGCAATTGACACCCAGTCCTAACTAATCACATCTGCCAAGCTCTGTTTCAGTGCCACCTTCTGAGGTTCCAAGACATGAGTCTTAGAGGGACACCATTCAACCCAGCTCAAGTGGCAGCTGGGACTGTGACATGGCATGTATAATTTGTAACATGTGAAATGTCTCTATGCATGAAATGACATAAAACACATTAAAGAATAGCTAAATAGACGGCTGACGGGCATTGCTGTCCTGTGGACTGGTCCAGGGGTCAGCAGCCCAACAGAAATCTCACCAGAAAAACCAGGACTCTCCAGGGCACTTGCCACACTGTACCGAGCACAGGTCCTTCCTGAGGAGCTAGCAGGGGCCAGGACATGGAGACCCACACACAAGCGCGGACAGCCCTGACACAGGTGTGGCAAACATGGAGGCTTGACGCATTGACCGGTGCTGCGCTGCCACCCTGGGTCGTGAAGGAGAGTCAGCATGTGGCACGAGGACAACCAGCCATGTGTGGAGTTCGGGTGGAGGCTCTGCAATAAGGGCCCCGCCCCAAACAGCTTGAGAATCATCTCCAGATGGGTCAGCCACAAATAGGAAAATCTAAGCACTAAGTATTTCAGAGAGTATAAAGGGTAGGAAAGGATTTCTTAAGACCAAAACAACAAAGCATAAAAGTAAAGTTTGATATTTTGTGTTCACCAAACTAAAATCTTAATTCGTACACGAATGTTCACAGAATGCTTTTCATAATAGCCCAAGGGTAGCAACAGCCCCATGGCCATCGATGGCTGGAAGCATAAACAGACTGGAATAGCCACACCGGGGACCCTATCAGCACTTAAAGGAACAAAGTGCTGTCACACGCCACAAGCTGATGAACCTGAGAATATTGGGCTAAAGGCTGGGACGGGCTCCTAGTGGGCTGCttgctggcatgtgtgaggccctgggttcctcccCAGGGCCGTGCACACACTAAGAAGCCAGGCACACAAAACCACATGTTGTGTGATTCCTCTTCTCCCCATTGGTgaagacagaacccagggcctcacagtgtGAGCAAACGCTCACCACTGCGCCAGCCCCCAGCTGGTGTGAGTCCCTTCTTGTTACATTATGAACTGAACTGTGTCTTCACCAAACTCAGGTTAAGCCCTGCCTGGATTTGgagattgttttagtcagctgtgcATCGCTGTGACCAAAGGGCCTGGCTAGAAcgattttagagaaggaaaagttcatttggtgctcaatgtttcagaggtctcagtccatagacggccGACTCCagtgtgaggcagaacatggtgtGGAGGGAGCAGCAGAGGAGAGCAGTTCAGGACATGTcaaccagcaagcagagagagacagctgTGCTCACCACCACAAAAGgtaaactccaaaggcacacaCCCCCAgtgcccacttcctccagccacgccccacctgcctgcagccaCCACCCGGTCAATCCCTATTGATCAGGGGATTCATGCACTGATTAAGTTCAGGCTCTCATGACCCAAGCTCTTTGCccctgaactttcttgcattgtctcacacatgagcttttagggaatacctcatatctagACCATAACAGAGATACAACCTCTAAAGAGGTGATAGAAGTTAAGTGAGTaaaacagggacacagccacatcaatgtttatagcagcacaactcacaatagctaaactgtggaaccaacctagatgcccttcagtagatgaatggataaagaaaatatggcatatatacacaatggaacattactcagcaataaaagagaataaaatcatggcatttgcagttaaatggatggagttggagaaggtaatgctaagtgaagttagccaaccccaaaaaaccaaatgctgaatgttttctctgatataaggaggctgattcatagtggggttgggagggggagcatgggaggaatagacgaactctagatagggcagaggggtgggaggggaagggagggggcaggggggtaaaaaaaaagatggtggaatgagatggacatcactaccctaagtacatgtatgaagacacaaacggTGTGGATattctttgtgtacaaccagagatataaaaacttgtgctctatgtgtaatatgaactgtaatgcattctgctgtcatgtataacaagttagaataaaaaataaattttaaaaaagaaagaaacatcaatATTAAGGACAGCTAATGAACTGGGTATGGAATGGGAGTCCTGAACCTACCCTCCTTCACAGGCCTGACGTCCCACAGGCATGGCCCCTGCAGCTATCAATCCCCAGGAGTAATTTAAGGAGAAATGTCCCTCCTGGGACTGGCTTCCCCAAAGAAAGCCACAGATGGAGACACCAAACCATCGACACTACACTTGatgaaatatcaaataaaaaagattttcaacagtaaaaaaagaagttaagtgAGTTAATAAAGATGGAATCCTAACCCAGTGTGACTGGTtcccttataagaagagggagagacacAGGGAGGTGTCTGCACGAGAAAGGGGcaggaggacacagtgagaatGAGGCCGTCTTCAAGTCACAAAGGAGAGCCCAGCCCTGCTGGCACCTTGGTGTAGGACTTCCGGGCTCAGAACAGTGAGAGCACAGATTCTCGCTCCCACCTCCCAGCCGGTGGTATCGTCACGGCAGCCCGAGCACACGTGACGTGTCCAGATAgaaaaacccagaaacagaagGCAGACCGGGGTTGCCAGGCCCGGGGTGGAACGTGGAGTGATTAATAAAcgtgccagattttttttttttcaaggaacaaaaacatggtttattttacttctcaagcacaaacatatttctaaaaatttcaggacagggctggggatgtggctcaagcggtagcgcgctcgcctggcatgcgtgcggcccgggttcgatcctcagcaccacatgccaacaaagatgttgtgtccgccgagaactaaaaaaaaataaatattaaaaaaattctctctctctctctctctctctctctctctctctcctctctcactctctctttaaaaaaaaaattaaaaaaataaaaaaaaataaaaatttcaggacaAATGAAGAACTTGATATTCAGAAGTGAATTACTAAAGATTTAAAACTGGCAATTTCTAGAGGGTCAGAAATGAGAAGTTA encodes:
- the LOC113187485 gene encoding MORF4 family-associated protein 1-like, producing MRPLDVVELAEPEEVEVLEPEEDFEQFLLPVINEMREDIAALTRERGRAHARNRGKLWEMDNMLIQIKTQVEASEESALNHLQGADGGAAPRAAPRCEKAEEKAKELAKMAEMLVALVRRIEKGESA